A window of Rosa rugosa chromosome 7, drRosRugo1.1, whole genome shotgun sequence genomic DNA:
AAATGTAAAAACTATACCTCTCCGTAATTCCAACATTTTCCGTCCAAGTTAGCTTCATGTGCCGTTCACATGATAAGAATTGTGGTTTCGACCTTCAAGCAATGCTGTGGTGGATGATTTTATGTTGGACACACGTGGTATCAAGTTAGACTCTGTTTGAGACTGATTCTGGAATGCCTAAAAACGCTTTTCAAATTTACTTAAGCGTTTTTAAACTAGGAAACAAGTGCTtctcaaaaccattttcaaatgcttccaaaaccattttcaaatgCTTCCAAAACTTCCCAAGACATGTTGTAtatttttttgtaatttctttatattcataactaattttatttattaattaaagGCGCTTTTGACCATTTCACACAAAGCTTTAGACTCTAACTTTTTTGGTCTAGCTTTAGACTCTAACTTGAAACGACGAATTGTACAAATCATGTGTGCAGCACACGAGGCTAATTTGGCCACAGAGTTTTGGAATTGACAAAGAGGGTGAGAATTGACACTCTTAGCCAAGAAATTGATGCAAAATGACCACCTGGCAAAGTGGGGGATCCCGGCAAGGTGAGACTGAGAGTGCAAATTGACATTTTATTTGCGACTTTTATTGATAAAATTGGGAGATCCAACAGAGTGAATTCATAAACTTGCTCCCAAAAATATTTCCGCACCTTGACATGACTATATAAACACAATACACAGTATAACATATATGCACTAGAGAACCATTACATACAGACATTACAAAATTTCATTATCAGTACGCTACATGCTACATTTATAGCACTCCAACAATTTACACCTGCCAAGATTTTAATAATATGGTTATACGTAGAAGTTGATTGGAACTGTGCTGCGCTTGCACGCTGAGCCACAGCTTCATTCTTGTATATAGGCATTTGCCTTGCACTAGATTTCTGTGGAATAGAGCTGAGTGACACTACAAACAGATTTTCAGCAAGAGAAAGGGGGTTGTATAATACAAGCTACAGAAAACGCCGGTCTGGTGTAAGAGAATAGCATCTACCAGCCAGTTCGAGGCAATAACTGTAGGGTGAAAAGCTGAAGTAGAATAAATTCCGCTAAGAATCACTCCAActctcatcatcatcttcatcacttCCCACAAATGCCTGTATCAAAAACCTCATCGTAATAAATATTAACCGACTGGGAAACACAAATTCTGTGTGTATGGGAGAGAGACAGACCTGGCGGATTGCACTTGCTTTTTTCTCTAAGAGAGAGATGACCTTCAAGTTGGGATTATGACCCTGAATGTTGGGTCGTGGTGTGGATCTTGTCACAGTTGCAGGCTTCAGGTTGAAGGACTGAGGCCACAAAAAGGTTCAGTCTTTAATTCATACTTGAAATATGGAGAACCCAAAACGATGAAAGGTGGATGATGCAGAAGCGACAAATACACAAAAGAGAGGTCTAACCTTGGTTCTTATCTGTTGCAGAAATAAATCTCTTTCGTCTACCTTTGGTTCAATCTGAGGCTGAATTCGTTCACTTGCCTTTTTCAACTGCAAAATGTCAAGTTGTTATAAAGGTATTCCACAGTGCATAAATCTCAAAAAGAGCACATTCAGAGAGCTAAAAATTAATTTATCATTTACCTTGCTTTGGCCATGAGCAGCGACAGCATCAATAAGGGGATTTCTAGGACGAGGGATCTTATTCACTGTTCCATTAGACTTTCCAAATTCTGAGTCCGGCATTACATCAGAAGCATTTGATGACCATGCTGTTTCTCCCTCTGATGTTGGCAAACTATGCTGAGGCTTCTCATCTACTGTAGTTGTCGCTGTCAGTGATGTAGCAAGAAGCTTTTCTTGTTCCCTTTCTGATTCCTTCGTTAATTGTTGCGGAGGTTGGATAGGGTCATGTCTAGAAGTTGTGCATTCAGCTCCTGGTACTGTTAATGGCTTTGAAGTAGACTGAACCTTTCCTCCCTCTGTTGTTGGCAAACTATGCTGAGGCTGCTCATCTTCCATGGTTGGTGCCGTCACAGATGTGGCAAGGGGTCTAGCTTGTTCCAATTCTGAATTATCGAATGATTGTTTAAGTACCTCAAGCTCTAAACCTGTTTCCGGCATCAACTGTTGGGGATGGACAATTTCCCCATGAGAAAATACAGGGTCTTGTCCAGATGTTGTACATTCAGTGCCTGGAACTGTGATTGGCTTCGAACTAGACAGACCCTTCTCTCCCTCTAAATCAATGTCATTGTGTCCAGAGCTGTCACCAGAGACCTTTGATAGTTGTATGAATGGGCTTGAGAATTGCATTCCCCCTAAATCAGGAAAATTGTATTGATGATTGGAATCATTATCAGTTGGTTCTTGCGAAAATGGTGCGGGAGGCACAACATGGCCCACCAAAGGTCCAAAAACAAGTTGGGACTTCATATCTTCTGCTGTGAGAGATAAAAATGGGTGTTGAGGCTGCAGTAGCTCTCTCTGCGGTGCTGGTAGATCAAATTGAGCTTTCTCATCAGCTTTCAGTGACTGCATTGGCAAGAATGAATCATTGCTAACACCTCCCAAATCTCTATGTGAGGCTGGCGAAGCATGTTGCATCTTTCCTAACCTCCATTGCATAGGTGGTAGAGGTGGCAACGGTGGCGTGTCCTCAAGATTGACCACAGGTGGCTGGACAAAGTTAGGAAGAATAGACTCTAACGGTTCCATTTTTGGCTTTAAAAGATCAGTTTCCTGGCCTGCTGATTCTGTAAAGAACTCTGAAGTTGAAGGTTGACTTGGAAGGTCTTCAGGAAAAGATTCAGAGGAAGCATCCAAGCATGTCTCTTGATTGATGTGATCCATGGACGGTAGTTTGGATATCTCCTTATCTGGGTGATTTGGAAACCCAATCTGTGCATATTGAGAACTTAATGAGTTAGTACTAGCTTGATCTTCTTGTGAATCTTCCATGGATGGTAGTTTGGATATCTCCTTATCTGGGTGATTTGGAAATCCAATCTGTGCATATTGAGAACTTAATGAGTTAGTACTAGCTTGATCTTCTTGTGAATCTTCCATACCCAGTTGATCAGACTGAAACTCCGGCGACCGTTCTAAGGCAGCTTCTAGCTGACCACTTGCTCCGTCTCTTTCCAAATTTTCCATATGAACTTGATTAGCTTGCAACTCCAACAAAATGTCTAAATTCGTTTCAGTTTCTTGGAGGTCAGGTTCTGGAAGGGCAGAGGTAGATGATGACACAGCATACTCTCCACAAGTCTGATCCAGAGATTGCAACTCTGACTCCTGATTGCTCATTTCCAAAGATGTTGAGGCTGTGGGGTCATCATAGACAGTCGCGCCGTGTTCATTCTGCTCATCCAGGGACAAGTTATGATCGTCATCAAATACCTTTGAACTGGAAGGATTATAAGCAACTGATTTACTTGGGTCTGAATCTGAATCTGGCGAAACAACTTCAACTTTACTTGCTTCCTTTTGCATTTCTGAGTCTGACACGAATTTTGGAGAAGCTACATCATCCATTTCAGATTCTTTCATATGGGAATCCCTGAAGTCAGGAAGAGATTCATGCAAATTCATAAAATTCAATGGTGGAGAACAATTTGCATCTGGAGATGTATCAATATCATAGACATCATCAGATTTGGCAACAGCAGCCGAGGACACAGCAAGATCTTCTACATGAACTGTTTCAAGTACTATATTGTCTGAAACTACAAGATTCCCAAGGCCTGAATATGTTGGAGAGTTCGATGGAAGTTCTACAGAAACAGAATCTCCTTCCTCTGCATCAACATTGCTGGTGCCTGGAGATGTATCAATAAAATCATTGACATCATCAGATTTGGCAACAGCAGCAGAGGACGCACCCACATCTTCTACATGAACTGTTGCAGGTTCTATATTGGCTGAAAGTACATGATCCCCATCGCCTGAATAAGTTGGAGAGTTTGATGGAAGTTCTATAGAAACAGAATCTCCTCCCTCTGAATCAGCATTGCTGGTGAATAAGCCTATCTCCTCATCATCCACAGTCCTAGATCTCTCTTCAGTTTTGAATTTCTCTTCATAGTGGGACATATCCTCATCTAAATCGGAGATTTGCTGGTCCATTAAGACATGTGTCTGTGGAGCATCCTTCTGCTCTTTTAGGACATGTGTCTGTGGAGCATCCTTCTGCTCTATTAGGCCATGTGTCTTTGGAGCATCCCCTCCAGGATATGACTCTCTTGAGATACGTCTCCATGGTATAACTCCAGATTTGAATGCAGTTGGTTTAACAGGATCATCCACTACAGAAACCCTGTTGACAGGCTTTGCAACATCTGAATTATGAGGCAGTAATGTAGAACCTGAAGATGTTTGTATTTCTTTCATTGCTGAAGGAAAGAGCTGCTCTTCTGTAGATGGAATACTTGAAAGTGGTGAATCAATCTTTCTACTGGCGAAGCTTCCCACAGCATCTTCATCAGCACATTGTGTCTGAAACACTTTATTCACAGAATCATTGCCGCTATGATTTACAGAAGCCAATTCTTCAACATTTTTCAAATGCGGTAAATCATCAGAAGTGGCACCTAAATCTTCTTCATCTGCTTCAACTAGAGGAAGCGTAGGAGAAGTATTTGTGAACTCATCCTTAGCCTGGGAAGAACCATCAGGAACAACTGTCATGAAATTATCCAGATTTGTCCCATTTTCTCTGATGTCAAATGATTCAGAACCAAATTTAATTTTATAGGAGGATGTTTCATCTATTAAAGGTCCCACATATGAAGCCACAGGTGACTTTGCTCCATGGTCTGGATGTGGTTGTGTAGGACTCATTTCCCCAACCAACCTATTGCAAGATATATCTCCACTATCAGGGTTTATGCTTTCCTGAATACATGTATCCACAGCTCCACAAGCTTCAGTGGATGGTAATTCTTTAGCTGCTCCATTACACTCTGAAGGTGTATTCTCAACCATATTGCTTAAAGTGTCAGAGTGCAGACTGGCTCTATCTCTTATGAATGAATTATTCCACTCATCTGACCAAGAAGAGTTCTCATTTGATTGAGAATCCAAAGATTGAGCTTGAAGCTCTACATGTTCCTCCTCATTTGCATCAGAGTCTGTCCTGCATTTGTCAACCTTCATTAAGCCTAGATTGCTCTTAGCTCTGCTATCATTGTCCGTATCCACTTCTGAATCCATAGTAGCAAGAGCATCCACGTAATTATCTACCTCACTGGGCAAATCATCAGAATTGTATCCCTCTACACTGCCTTCAGTTTTGTCTTCTCCATCAACTTCTAATGCCCTCTCAACTGCTACCATTTGAAGGTTGGAATAGCTGTTGTCACTTCCACCATCAGAATTTGGTTCAGACCCCTTGGCAATTTTTCCATAGAAAGAGCCCCCATTCAAACCATCCATTGATTGTTTTGATACGACTTCTTGGTGTTTAGTAGTTGAAGAACTAGCACTACTCCTTTCCGGAGACTTTTCTGCAGGACTCACAATACTAATGTCAAGTATTCTAAGCCCCGACTCATTCTTATTATCTGAGCTCAAATTCAAGAGCGGGGAAGTAACAGAAGTTGCACAAACCAGTTTACGCTCTGGTGAATGAGTCTCCATAAATTTATCCATGTAACTTTTCTTGGTTTTTGAGTCAACTGCAGATCCATTCAAAtgtcttttctttaatttcacACGACGAGCAGGGTCACTGTAACCATTCTGAATGCGCTCCTCCAGAAATAACTCATGCAGTCTGCATTatttggaagaagaaaaaatgccATTTAACCATCTATATTTAAAAACATGCACATTTAACGTCCACATGAATGCTAATAAGACAGTGACAAGAATAAGAGGTCTCACTTAGCATGTGATGGCAGTAAAACGTCTGGGGTTTCACCATTCCTCCAGCGTGATCCTTTCTTCTGCTACACATAAAAGACACAATAAATATTTTCTTGAACAGTTTTTTAACAGTGCTTTCTAACAGTAAAAACCGAACCTAGTTTGCATGTTCTAAGTTGAAAAGTACCATTCCCTGGTTTCCACACAGGCATGCATGTAGGCACACTTCAAAATTAAGATTAGGATTAAGCACACATATCAGTAAAAAAAAACAGCATACAATAGAAATCAATCAAGGGACCGGTTGAAAATTTCTAACTTTGCTTACACCAAACCCATTTTTTTGTTTACACCCAGAGAAACCATTTCTTTTAACTATCCACAGATGACAGCATGGGTGGTCATTCATGCCTTATTAATGGTGCTACGCAGGAAGCCTGCTGttctgaagaaaaaaagagggaCATTGTTGTGGCTGGCAATAGCCCCACTCACTAATGGTCAATACCTATATTGGATGTCCTAATGGATCGCCCCAAGTCAAATACCCCCTTGAGGGATTCAACGATTCAGCTATGTGGTTGGATTTTTCAATGAAAAAGGTGTGAATGGTTGGTTCAATAGACATGGATATGAACGAGCATGAATGCATATCATCTAACATTTATTACTTAAGAAACAAAAGAACCTCCTATATTAACATATTAGTTGTTTAGACACAATGATTATTCTGTAGATATACCTTTACTTTACGGATCTTCCTTTCTCTCTGCATATCTGCTGGTGCTAATGAGTATGCCGATTCCACTTTAAAGAATGACGGATCAGTGTATCGCTTTAAACATGCCCCAGCCCCAGCAACATCAAACCTGTTAAAAATAGGATGAGAATAATTTCGGACTTTCTACATCTTAATTTGTTTTTAGATTTTAAGTCGAATTAGCATAAGTGAGCAGAAATTAGGCAATCATACTTGTCCAGAAGGAATAACCGAGGAGGAGCACGGCATTCTTCATAAGAATCCATTACAAAGCGAGGTAAGTCTCCACGGGTGATCAGATTCTGTTCGCAACGCAGATTAGGATGCCAGTCAACACCTGCAATAGAATTATGTGTTTACACAAAAATGTTGTAATTAAATGTCTATTACTAATTATTTGAAAAGTGAAATGTCTCTTTTCAATGCTCTAGCATTTTATACAAAACACATGGGTCATGATATGATACGAGTAACTACATAACTATCAGATCATTTTTCATTTAACTGTTAGAAAGATGCATAACATGTTATGAAGAAACAATTGTACAGCATGGACCCTAACCTGTATTTGAAAAAAACGGCGAATGATTCGTTTGAGATAGAAGTGCCTTCTCAATTGAAGGAAAATCTGCTTCAAGCTGTTGGACGCGAACCATTAGACCGTGGCCTCTTGTAGCGGTTGCCATTACTTCTTCATGCAAGTCATGAAATATTTCAGCAGCAAACCTATTAATCAGAGCACCATTTCTCATGAGTCCATTTCAAAttaaaccataaacaactccaTGATAAAGTTCTAGCTATGCAATGTAGGCGATAGATGTGAGTCAACTTTATCTGAACTATGCAACTTCTCCAAACAGATTTGCAGTaaccaaattcaaatccaaattGCATTTCAAGCCTGATCGTACTAAAATTCATGATCCAAAAtactaaaactcaaaaaaattgtcaaaaatGAATGCCACCATTGGTAAAGCTCAACGGTAAGAACCTAGATACTACTACAATCAAAACTCAGCGTCAATCTAGTAAAAAAAAGCCCCAACTCTTAGAACAACATTCAGAAATAGAAATCCACCACATTAGTCAAATTATCATCCCCAAACTCCGAACTAGAAACCCTAGAGGTTCAGCATTCCGGTCAAAACAGTAATTTCCAAGTCAAGGTCCCGAAATTGAAATCAACAACCGCAAAAGGAAATAAACAGTGAAAGAGAGGCTCACTCGGCAAGGTCGCCAAGCTGACGCAAGACGCCGACGAGTCCAGCCATGGCGACGCCTTCGAGTAAGGCCTCCGGATCATCTCTATCGGCGGCTTTGTAGAGCTCCGGATCGGCCAAGCCGTACTCGTTCCGTATCTGGTACCGCGTCAACGGCATTCTTCCCAAACCCTAACAATCCTTCAAAAGCCCTAATCGAATCCTCTGCGAAATTCGATTTCACATTTCCAGGCGGCCgaggagagagagtgagtgagtgaaTATGCGGTGGTGGTGTGAGAGAGACAGGAgagaatcagagagagagagagagtcacagAGAGAGAGCGAGATAAAAAAGACGaaaaagatttgtttttttAACGGAGGAATTTTggaatgaaatgaaagcaaCGGTGGGAGGGAGTGCCCTGCTGGGCGCGCATCTTGCCGCTTATAATGGGCTCGCTGTATGGGATCCTGTTCTTTTTTTACTTATTTATGCTCTCATAATTCTCCATGTTTGGCGTTACGAATTATCTGCCTTCCAAGGCCCCAAAGGGGGCTATAAATGATGAAACCTTTGGCTTTACGCTGGATTTTCCAAACATATGATCTTTCTATTAGTTTTGAAGAAATATGAACTAggaattttatgtttgtttttgcTTGATTAGGTAACTTGTCTGTGTAGTAAACTCAACTTTAAACTCAAAATTTAAAGCTCACTCTGGATAATTCAAGTATAATTATAAACTTTTTTATTAATCATCACGTAATTTCTCTGATTTCAACATACATATTGGtataatatatttaaaaaatcaTTAGAGAGCGCTACAACAAAAAATCTAATTATCTGACCGTAAAGATAGAAAAGAGAgattttgttattattttaaGATCGTAATTGCATTCATATCTCCATGAGATTTAGGATGAGTTTAAATactttttgatatttttttgaaGAATTATGAACTAAGGATGACAACATATCATATATGTATGAGCTAGGTAAAGATAGCTATAAACGGTTGTTTATGAGTTACATTTTCAAACCCAAAATATCATAGATGATTATTAATAGTTGAAGTATAATTATAAACTTTTGTATTCGTCATCAGAAAATTTCTCTGACTACTAGATATATACTAGTAAAATACTAaaatttattcaaaataaaaggcCACTAGATTGCTCTCCATACACACAATTAATATCCAATAGTAAATGTCTAGTTGCCTCACGATACAAGGTTGTTCTTCGCTTATATCTTCCTGTCGGCAGTTTACATCAGGAATACTTAAATAGATGATGTATCGCTAAAATATGATATAGCTTTATTGCATTTTTTTCATTATTATAAactattcaaattcaaattataTAAACAAATAGTTGAGAGTAGAAAATGGAATTTTGTTATCATTTTAATTTCGTAATTGATATACACTATGAAACTTGAGATTAAGCATGAACTTATGAGCTTATGAACTTTGGAACTTGAGGTTAAGCATGAGATTTAGCTCCCATCACATCATATATATAGGAACTTCACCAAAATTAATAGAGAGAGCCGGCTTAGTAAGGAAAGGACATTTCTAGGTATTCTAGGTAATGCAGTTGGTAACTCCGTAAGACAAACACTGGATACGTGATGaaatcaccatcatcatcatgtTTGACTGCGGAGCCTAAATCTAACGAACCACGCGGACCTCCAATAGAATGCCGCCACATGCACCCTGCCATACGAATCAAGCCTCTCTCAGGGTGGAGCCCACGAATTGAAAGGCAGGACATGGGTGTCACAACCAAGCAGAGAGAATCAAAGACCGGTAATCAAGTTGCTGCGGCTAATACTACTTTTGGGTGCACCTGATTAGTTTTACTTTCCCTGCTTTCTTTTTCAGCAGTACTGATAAAATCTCGTTTGGAAGATATGGGAAGCTTCGCTAGCTGGGGAGTCAGTGCTTCCCAACCTTTAGAAATTGACCCTTTTTCCTGGTTTCGAAGAGAAACAAGAGGAGGTTGGTGGGTTCTAGCAAGAGCAAGTGGTTTAAAAGGAGGAAAAGAGCCAAAGAGGTCTCTTTTTTCCAAAGGGGTGGCTTTGCTTTCTGGGGTCGCCTTTTCTCATTTtccatgggggggggggggtgttttGTGTAGTGTAGTAGTTGTTGGCTAGCTTTTGTTTTCTAAGGTTCTCTTATGCTGTTATGGTCAGCTTTCTTGGATCTTTCTCATTCATCTGTACGTGTCTACTGTGCTAAACTTGACGTGCATAGAGGCTCTCACATTGTGCATGAAGAAGGGATTCGGTCAATTAAGGGTCTTTTAACTATGATCTTAACAATCCGAATTTACATGTATGTTCCACTTTTTTCTAATCTATAAACCGAAATTTAATGTAAAGCTAAGATAAATGAATAACATTATAATAGTACGCGCAGATTAGAGCATCCAATtcaaaattaattaataatgaGGATGAAGAATCATTGTAATAACTTAGATATCAAAATCTAATAATAACATACTACGATGCCATATACGTAATAATGCTTTATGCAAATCAGAGCATTTAACtaaaaatcaatttattttaaAAGGTGGGAAGAACTATCTTATCAAGTGTTATGCAATGTTTGACATTTTTTTCGATCAATTGGGGACAATACTCTCAACAATTTCGTTACTCTTTGAAGTATTTTATTGAACCTATAATACTTTGAGGCATTCACCAGACATATAAGATTCCTCCTTAACTTGGTACTTCGGATAAAGAGTAAATCCATTTGACAAACAAAGCTACAAACCCTCACTTTCTTCAACATGTGTGCTGTACGTATATAAACGTTGTGTACGTGGAAATAGTTGGGGGTTCACATATGTCAGTATTGTGTGCTGTCAATGGATACTTCTCAATGTATTGATTGAGTAACAATGAAAATAACGTCTTGGACGACTTGCATAACTAGCTAGTACGAGGAGTAGTCGGCGAGTATAGGTAGCCTACAATCATGTAAGCTTTGCTTAAAAGCTTTGATTCAGTAGTGGGACGCATGCCAGCTCTTTCAAGTGTATGTGGTATGGTTTGGTGGAGTACTAGCAATTCAATTCGTTTCCACTTGCCAACGACTCGATCTCTAATATACAATGGCAACGTGTTGGTTAATGCTCAATTAAGTATGCTTTTATGCAATTGAATACCACCATTAGTTTTAACCTTCACTCTCCATCTATCTCTTTCTCTATAGCTAAGCAAACTTTGTCATTTTTGCTTATCCCCACTTACATAATTGCTTGTTCTTAACTTCTTGTTAGTTGTTATGGTGTGCTTGACCCACTCATATGGACTTGAAGCCTAAAAGAAATTGTCACATTATGAGAAAGAGCACATGGTTCTTACTTAGTTGTTTATGGGAAACAATTTTATTTTACACTCTACTACCATGACTTAAGGTAGAGTAAATTGCATAAATATGTTCGGAAGTTCATCATTACCAAACAAACaccatttctctctctttagATAATAAGAGGGGATTTGAAACTCCTTCTACAttgtgaaagaagaagaaaagaaaagagattatATTAATGATTAAATAATGCTAGATGAGCCTACTTTACTAAGCTGGGCCAGATGGGCTAGGACTCTTTTCCAATTTTTGGGCTGGAGTTCCTTCcatttgggtttgggttacattAGTTGAGCATGGGCTGCATTTATATTTTtgtacttttatttttaattttattattttgttcgATTTCATTCTCTTCCCAAAAATTGCTAGGCTTCCAAAGCAGAGGAATGTCGCTAGGGATACCCACAAAGTCTAcgcgaatttttttttaagggaagtTTACGCGATTTTAATTTCTCGTAGGTTGCGTAGGGTAGTTTCTGAATATGCTTCACTATTAGATTAAAAAGGTTGAGCTACTTAGGTGAAGCCATCTCCAACTGAAGGTGTATAGTCTAAATTATAGACCATGGATGTCCAAAATCTATCTCCAATCATGGATTGGGTCTATTACAAAAAACACAAATGATGGACTAAAGTCTATAAGTTGGTCTAAATACAGACCAACGTTTAGACCATGGATGGCAAGTTGTTGGCCCATCTTTGGATGATTAATGatcaattgaatcaaacttgaatTTAGACCTCAAACGATTGGAgttgaaaaaaattatagacTTTATAATTTGGACGAATTGTACATTCCAAGGGTCTAAAAATTTAGACCATGGTCTATTTTAGACCTTGACGATTGGAGATAGCCTAACAGCTTTATCTGACAGTCCTACTGGGCGGACCGTTATGTGTAATTTTGCTGAACGTCAATCGAGTTGAcaatttctctaaaaaaaaaaaatgagcctACTTTACCTTAAACCACTTGTATTATTTATGCAAATTATTTAAAAAGGTTGCTGCTAGAAACAAGTTGAACTTGATATGTGTTCATTGGAAATTTATTTGTGATTCAGGTGGAGTTAACTTGCTCGAGAGAAgattataaataattaaatttcgCAAGACTTGAGCTGGTGCTCAGTCAGGCACAACAACCCATTAATAGGTAGCATATCAATCACCAAATTTCCAACCGACTGAACCAAGGTTAGCACTTCTTATATTGGTACGTTTTTGCACCCAGTTCCTGTGTTGCGAGTCTGTAATTGGGCCCTATTCGGAGCCAATCCCTTACCAATCGGTTTCCCAAGGTGAAAGGGAGTTTGGTTCGCTTTGAGGCTCTTGTTCCAATAGTGTGTGTTATGAATTCCTTTTCTAAATGAGGATCTTATCTCAACCTCATTTTGTCTTTGAAGTTTCTACCccatgttaatttttttttttttttaaataaagggctggtgcagctgtcctcaagtcttaattaatgaaaccgCTGAATACAAGGGGAATggggacattaagcctaaacccctgattacaataagcatctagagtacttcccgaaataatatcaggaatatCTACAGAAGACATGTATTTTAACAAGTACCAACTAGCAAATAGTGcactactggctactccatttcaCCATTTGTTTTGACATGGTAGTGACATAACAGAatgataactcgatatgtaactcaattacaacatagcataattaccataaacACAACTTTCCTattatgttgccgccggaggaTAGATCtgacgacacttagcttcaccctgccactaggcgacAATGACAATTTGACGAAGCAAGAAACTCGTTgtctacctagagcagacaagacactttgagtgcacacacagacACAAAACCCGACTCACCTTACACAATAAGTGTATggacttattgctcgcaaaaAGCGCAATTgaactaaataaaataaataaataacaattttaaagaaaaaaacaactGGGGCAGGGCCCAAGAATGGAGCCCTAACCTAAACACTAGTAAGGAGATCATAGCCATGTAGGGCCCATCCCAATTCAAGCCCAGCCCGTGCCAACTACCCATCTTCCCCGTCGCCCTACCTACGTCCGGCCGCCACGTCCAGCAAGCCTCTAACCCGATTGCCTGATGGTTGCTCCACCACCCTCACCCTCCAAATCCAAGCGAGTACAACCTGCATCCTTCCAATCTAGATCGAAATTGGAAACACAAACCCAAGAAAGATCAGTGATCAAAACTGGAAACTACGACTAGCCCAAATCGGATCCGTTTTCCACCAACCAACTGCGCTGAATCCGGTGACCATAAGTAAACCGGCAACGGCACCAGCCTCCAACCCCACCTCCAAGAATCGGACCACGATCACCTCAACTACCTCCCTAAAAAAATAGCGATCCAGATCGAAATCCCAACAATTGAGGACACCACTACCTC
This region includes:
- the LOC133722649 gene encoding protein SCAR2 isoform X1; the protein is MPLTRYQIRNEYGLADPELYKAADRDDPEALLEGVAMAGLVGVLRQLGDLAEFAAEIFHDLHEEVMATATRGHGLMVRVQQLEADFPSIEKALLSQTNHSPFFSNTGVDWHPNLRCEQNLITRGDLPRFVMDSYEECRAPPRLFLLDKFDVAGAGACLKRYTDPSFFKVESAYSLAPADMQRERKIRKVKQKKGSRWRNGETPDVLLPSHAKLHELFLEERIQNGYSDPARRVKLKKRHLNGSAVDSKTKKSYMDKFMETHSPERKLVCATSVTSPLLNLSSDNKNESGLRILDISIVSPAEKSPERSSASSSTTKHQEVVSKQSMDGLNGGSFYGKIAKGSEPNSDGGSDNSYSNLQMVAVERALEVDGEDKTEGSVEGYNSDDLPSEVDNYVDALATMDSEVDTDNDSRAKSNLGLMKVDKCRTDSDANEEEHVELQAQSLDSQSNENSSWSDEWNNSFIRDRASLHSDTLSNMVENTPSECNGAAKELPSTEACGAVDTCIQESINPDSGDISCNRLVGEMSPTQPHPDHGAKSPVASYVGPLIDETSSYKIKFGSESFDIRENGTNLDNFMTVVPDGSSQAKDEFTNTSPTLPLVEADEEDLGATSDDLPHLKNVEELASVNHSGNDSVNKVFQTQCADEDAVGSFASRKIDSPLSSIPSTEEQLFPSAMKEIQTSSGSTLLPHNSDVAKPVNRVSVVDDPVKPTAFKSGVIPWRRISRESYPGGDAPKTHGLIEQKDAPQTHVLKEQKDAPQTHVLMDQQISDLDEDMSHYEEKFKTEERSRTVDDEEIGLFTSNADSEGGDSVSIELPSNSPTYSGDGDHVLSANIEPATVHVEDVGASSAAVAKSDDVNDFIDTSPGTSNVDAEEGDSVSVELPSNSPTYSGLGNLVVSDNIVLETVHVEDLAVSSAAVAKSDDVYDIDTSPDANCSPPLNFMNLHESLPDFRDSHMKESEMDDVASPKFVSDSEMQKEASKVEVVSPDSDSDPSKSVAYNPSSSKVFDDDHNLSLDEQNEHGATVYDDPTASTSLEMSNQESELQSLDQTCGEYAVSSSTSALPEPDLQETETNLDILLELQANQVHMENLERDGASGQLEAALERSPEFQSDQLGMEDSQEDQASTNSLSSQYAQIGFPNHPDKEISKLPSMEDSQEDQASTNSLSSQYAQIGFPNHPDKEISKLPSMDHINQETCLDASSESFPEDLPSQPSTSEFFTESAGQETDLLKPKMEPLESILPNFVQPPVVNLEDTPPLPPLPPMQWRLGKMQHASPASHRDLGGVSNDSFLPMQSLKADEKAQFDLPAPQRELLQPQHPFLSLTAEDMKSQLVFGPLVGHVVPPAPFSQEPTDNDSNHQYNFPDLGGMQFSSPFIQLSKVSGDSSGHNDIDLEGEKGLSSSKPITVPGTECTTSGQDPVFSHGEIVHPQQLMPETGLELEVLKQSFDNSELEQARPLATSVTAPTMEDEQPQHSLPTTEGGKVQSTSKPLTVPGAECTTSRHDPIQPPQQLTKESEREQEKLLATSLTATTTVDEKPQHSLPTSEGETAWSSNASDVMPDSEFGKSNGTVNKIPRPRNPLIDAVAAHGQSKLKKASERIQPQIEPKVDERDLFLQQIRTKSFNLKPATVTRSTPRPNIQGHNPNLKVISLLEKKASAIRQAFVGSDEDDDESWSDS